From Acropora muricata isolate sample 2 chromosome 14, ASM3666990v1, whole genome shotgun sequence, one genomic window encodes:
- the LOC136897602 gene encoding uncharacterized protein: MASSSSAVNDSVILTEDDIPGASLAGRNPSSLKTEELRFWLRCRGDSLKGLNTKALLVKRVEEYVKSGRDQMAIDPDPDEIYTKRKKRIVNVMMSSTPSSSPSVKYPNDGWGNSLERMSSFTRAEMNQHITNSGKKVANIQHHSIPTNLKKAKTFLTDQYLKDIGATSDQRHFYLRAKCYHSFKKSEAPHDLRFCLCFVSGQVVHAKCSCKSGQIGYCNHVLALMFKVCKFSLYDSKNTSDLCDEEDEQPDLASTSFPESFISPPQRKLEKKDPGSGWSRVLVTNLSLREGSQFIKVLSPRPFVTS, from the exons atggcgtcctcaagtagtgctgtgaatgactcagttattcttactgaagatgacattcccggagcctcgctagctggacgaaatccttcttcgctgaagactGAAGAGTTGCgattttggttgcggtgtcgtggggattcccttaaaggacttaacacaaaagctttgcttgtaaaacg agtggaggaatacgtgaaaagtggacgcgatcaaatggcgattgatcccgatccggacgaaatttacaccaaaagaaaaaagaggattgtgaatgttatgatgagcagtactccttcgtcatcacccagcgtgaaatacccaaacgatggctggggaaattctttGGAAAGAATGTcttcattcacccgtgcagaaatgaatcagcatattacgaattcagggaaaaaagtcgcgaacatccaacatcattctattccaacaaatttaaaaaaggcgaaaacttttttgaccgatcaatatttaaaagatataggggcaactagcgatcaaaggcatttttatctccgagcgaagtgctatcatagctttaaaaaatccgaggcccctcatgatcttcgcttttgtttatgttttgtctCGGGCCAAGTTGTACATGCAAAGTGTTCCTGCAAATCTGGCCAaataggatactgcaatcatgtccttgcattaatgttcaaggtatgcaagttCTCTCTCTATGACAGCAAAAATACTAGTGATTTATGCGACGAGGAGGATGAACAACCTGACCTTgcctcaacctcgttcccagagtctttcatctccccaccccaaagaaAGCTAgagaagaaagaccctggttcaggctggtcacgtgtcttggtaacaaatttatctttgaGGGAGGGGTCGCAATTTATCAAAGTACTGTCGCCGCGGCCGTTTGTTACCTCCTAA